A single Armatimonadota bacterium DNA region contains:
- a CDS encoding SUF system NifU family Fe-S cluster assembly protein, giving the protein MDLTDLYQEIILDHGKNPRNRREIPGATHLAEGFNPLCGDQIKVWLKVEGGTIADAAFTGQGCAISQASASMMTQAVKGQTVAFAEELFNNFRQHVIENNDNVLDDGQDLGILNCLTGVRRFPNRIKCAVLAWHAMHSALSGDGTVTTE; this is encoded by the coding sequence ATGGACCTCACCGACCTCTACCAGGAAATCATCCTTGACCACGGCAAGAACCCGAGGAACAGGCGGGAGATCCCTGGCGCCACCCACCTGGCGGAGGGCTTCAATCCGTTGTGCGGCGATCAGATCAAGGTCTGGCTCAAAGTCGAGGGCGGGACGATCGCGGACGCCGCCTTCACGGGTCAGGGTTGCGCCATCAGCCAGGCCAGTGCAAGCATGATGACCCAAGCCGTCAAGGGGCAGACGGTGGCTTTCGCCGAGGAACTATTCAATAATTTTAGACAGCATGTCATTGAAAATAATGACAATGTTTTAGACGACGGCCAAGACCTCGGAATTCTCAATTGTTTGACGGGAGTGCGCCGGTTTCCGAACCGCATTAAGTGTGCGGTGCTCGCCTGGCACGCGATGCACTCCGCCCTTTCCGGCGACGGCACGGTGACGACCGAATGA
- a CDS encoding DUF59 domain-containing protein yields the protein MSVPEPIEPSTGLNSIQRSLLEHQVIESVRTVYDPEIPVNVYDLGLIYALDVQEDASVDISMTLTSPACPVAETLPGEVEDAARRTKGVSAVRLSLVWDPPFTIDRIPDHIRLELGLY from the coding sequence GTGTCCGTGCCTGAGCCGATCGAGCCTTCGACGGGTCTGAACTCGATCCAAAGGTCGCTGCTCGAACACCAGGTCATCGAGTCTGTCAGGACGGTCTATGACCCTGAAATCCCGGTCAATGTGTACGATCTGGGCCTCATCTACGCCCTCGATGTCCAGGAGGACGCGTCCGTCGATATCAGCATGACGCTGACCAGTCCGGCGTGCCCTGTCGCCGAGACTTTGCCCGGCGAAGTGGAGGACGCGGCCCGTCGGACGAAGGGCGTTTCGGCCGTCCGTCTAAGCCTTGTCTGGGACCCTCCGTTCACTATCGACCGCATTCCCGACCACATCCGTTTGGAACTGGGACTGTACTAA
- a CDS encoding SufS family cysteine desulfurase — protein MTVAPLRNEFPALDQEVNGRRLAYLDNAATTQRPEAVIQAVEAFTRYDNANVHRGVHTVSQRATDKFDAARATVARAIGASRPEEIVFTKGCTEALNLVASSWGRANLSEGDVVLVSTMEHHSNLVPWQQAATLSGAKVVPIPVTDSGEIDLDDYVRLLASHPVKMVAVKHVCNAIGTVNPVGDMVSEAHRAGALVTVDGAQALAHVRVDVSSIGADFYAMASHKVYGPMGTGALYGRFDLLDRLPPYQTGGGTIRSVTMEETTFAELPDRLEAGTPNVPGAIGFAAALDWLERHDVESLARHESDLLRTATEAVTRIPGITVIGQAARKAGILSFTMEAAHPHDVGTVLDSEGVAVRTGHHCCQPLMRRFGVPATTRASLAAYNTEDDVEALVRGLDKVARLFA, from the coding sequence ATGACCGTCGCCCCTTTGCGCAACGAGTTCCCGGCCCTCGACCAAGAAGTGAACGGCCGGCGCCTCGCCTATCTCGACAATGCGGCCACCACCCAACGGCCCGAAGCCGTGATCCAGGCGGTCGAAGCGTTCACCCGGTACGACAACGCGAACGTCCATAGGGGCGTGCATACGGTCTCACAAAGGGCCACGGACAAGTTCGACGCCGCCCGGGCCACCGTCGCCCGGGCGATCGGCGCCTCCCGTCCTGAGGAAATCGTGTTCACGAAAGGGTGTACCGAAGCCCTCAACCTCGTCGCATCGAGCTGGGGAAGGGCTAACCTCTCCGAGGGTGACGTGGTCCTCGTCAGCACGATGGAGCACCACTCGAACCTGGTGCCCTGGCAACAGGCCGCCACGCTATCGGGGGCGAAAGTCGTCCCGATCCCGGTCACGGACTCTGGCGAGATCGACCTGGACGACTACGTTCGGCTCTTGGCTTCGCATCCTGTGAAGATGGTCGCGGTGAAGCACGTCTGTAACGCGATCGGCACGGTGAACCCGGTGGGAGACATGGTTTCGGAAGCCCATCGTGCCGGAGCCTTGGTGACGGTCGACGGTGCGCAGGCCCTGGCCCACGTCCGCGTCGACGTGTCGTCGATCGGGGCCGACTTCTATGCAATGGCGTCCCACAAGGTCTACGGCCCGATGGGGACAGGCGCGCTTTACGGCCGGTTCGACCTGCTCGACCGGCTCCCTCCGTACCAGACGGGCGGCGGAACGATCCGTTCGGTCACGATGGAGGAGACGACGTTCGCCGAGCTCCCTGACAGGCTGGAGGCGGGCACGCCGAACGTGCCTGGGGCGATCGGTTTCGCTGCCGCCCTGGACTGGCTCGAACGGCACGACGTCGAATCCTTGGCGCGGCACGAGTCGGACCTTCTCCGGACGGCGACGGAAGCCGTGACCCGGATTCCAGGGATCACGGTCATCGGTCAAGCCGCTCGAAAGGCGGGCATTCTCAGTTTTACGATGGAGGCCGCGCATCCTCACGATGTGGGGACGGTACTGGATTCGGAAGGGGTCGCCGTCAGAACGGGCCACCATTGTTGCCAGCCCCTGATGCGGCGGTTCGGCGTCCCGGCGACGACTCGGGCTTCGCTCGCCGCTTATAACACGGAAGACGACGTCGAAGCGCTCGTCCGAGGGCTGGACAAAGTCGCGCGGCTCTTCGCCTAG
- a CDS encoding adenylosuccinate synthase, translated as MKTLAIVGAQWGDEAKGKIVDVLGARADFVVRFSGGNNAGHTVIVGKDDFKFHLLPAGILYPGVTAVLGGGMVVCPKGLIDELEATRSKVSEMGRLVVSPAAHVVFPYHRLLDRLEEEARGQNKIGTTSRGIGPAYTDKVQRNGIRMGEFVEPEVFRQRLSEVVAVKNRYLELFGHEPLDLDALHDEYAGYAQVLRPYVLDCETMLQDAVRDGKRIVFEGAQGTFLDLDHGTYPYVTSSHPVSGGACLGTGIGPRDIGGVLGVCKAYTTRVGSGPFPTELTDAIGDRIREQGNEYGTTTGRPRRCGWLDLFALRHSCRVNSVSGLVLTMLDVLSGFDTVKVSTGYRRGGAPVRTFPCCPHEWTGLEPDLETLPGWQGDLRKARAVSDLPLETREYVAFIEEFCGVKAAILSVGPDRAETIVLRDDLFGA; from the coding sequence ATGAAGACTCTCGCCATCGTCGGCGCCCAGTGGGGCGATGAAGCCAAAGGCAAGATCGTCGATGTCCTCGGGGCCCGGGCCGACTTCGTCGTCCGCTTTAGCGGCGGGAACAACGCCGGACATACCGTCATCGTCGGAAAGGACGACTTCAAGTTCCACCTCCTGCCCGCGGGAATCCTCTATCCCGGCGTCACCGCCGTCCTAGGGGGCGGAATGGTCGTCTGCCCTAAGGGGCTCATCGACGAACTCGAAGCGACACGTTCCAAAGTGTCCGAAATGGGACGGCTGGTGGTCAGCCCTGCCGCCCATGTCGTGTTCCCCTACCACCGGCTCTTGGACCGGCTCGAAGAGGAAGCGAGGGGACAGAACAAGATCGGCACGACGTCGCGCGGGATCGGCCCGGCTTATACCGACAAAGTCCAGCGCAACGGCATCCGGATGGGCGAGTTCGTAGAACCCGAGGTGTTCCGGCAACGACTGTCCGAAGTCGTCGCCGTCAAGAACAGGTATCTCGAACTCTTCGGGCACGAACCGCTCGATTTGGACGCCCTGCACGACGAATACGCCGGGTACGCCCAGGTGTTGCGGCCGTACGTCCTCGACTGCGAGACGATGCTCCAGGACGCGGTCCGGGACGGCAAGCGGATCGTCTTCGAGGGCGCCCAGGGCACGTTCCTGGACCTCGACCATGGAACGTATCCTTACGTGACGTCGAGCCACCCGGTCTCGGGCGGCGCCTGTCTCGGTACGGGGATCGGCCCCAGGGACATCGGCGGCGTACTCGGTGTCTGTAAGGCGTACACGACCCGCGTCGGCTCCGGCCCGTTCCCGACCGAACTCACCGACGCCATCGGCGACCGGATCCGTGAGCAAGGCAACGAGTACGGGACGACGACGGGACGGCCCCGCAGGTGCGGTTGGTTGGACCTCTTCGCCCTCCGCCACTCCTGTCGCGTCAACTCGGTGTCGGGGCTCGTCCTCACGATGCTGGACGTCCTGAGCGGGTTCGATACGGTCAAGGTCTCGACCGGATACAGAAGGGGCGGGGCGCCCGTCAGAACGTTCCCTTGCTGTCCACACGAATGGACGGGGCTCGAACCCGACCTCGAAACGTTGCCCGGATGGCAGGGCGACCTGCGAAAGGCCCGCGCCGTCAGCGACCTTCCTCTGGAAACCCGCGAGTACGTCGCGTTCATCGAGGAGTTCTGTGGCGTCAAGGCGGCTATCCTGAGCGTCGGGCCGGACCGGGCTGAGACGATCGTGCTCCGCGACGACCTCTTCGGAGCCTGA
- the sufD gene encoding Fe-S cluster assembly protein SufD — protein sequence MTLPLAQGTGGLAVTDLSSRADDLARSSSDGLATIRRQALDAFVGRGLPTSKDEEWKYTSVRALSEGQWDVRRSPGLGSGEAEGFLEPGSVRISLTDGTITGRPDALPLGLTIERLGEGTADGLFGHSGPGTTVAGDRTISPDDHVFGSLNTALFPEATIVRVAKGATIDPVVEIVHRLTPSDGGVRPLVFPRLLIVAEEDASVRIVESYVSDPGADGAVVPMTEVFVRTGAQVEHVRVQEQAETSLHIGLWQTRQAGDSQYKSYNVCLGSSTARVDQSIWLEGKNAVTRLDGVVCAAGSQHIDNHTRLDHAVPECNSFEIYKQVVADGATVVFNGKIFVHEDAQKSDAKQTNQALLLSPQATIDSKPQLEIFADDVKCTHGATVGQLEDTPLFYMRQRGVPQETAKAVLVYAFAAEVVELITMDDVRDALERKLYNKLGVDLS from the coding sequence ATGACGCTTCCCTTGGCCCAAGGGACGGGAGGTCTTGCCGTGACCGACCTTTCCTCGAGGGCCGACGACCTCGCCCGCTCCAGTTCCGACGGCCTCGCCACGATCCGGCGCCAGGCCCTTGACGCCTTTGTCGGCCGGGGTCTACCGACGTCGAAGGACGAGGAGTGGAAGTACACCAGCGTCAGGGCCTTAAGCGAAGGCCAATGGGACGTCCGGAGGTCGCCCGGCTTAGGGTCTGGGGAGGCCGAAGGGTTCCTCGAACCGGGATCGGTCCGGATCTCGCTGACGGACGGAACGATTACGGGTCGACCGGACGCGCTTCCCTTAGGCTTGACGATCGAGCGTTTGGGCGAGGGGACTGCGGACGGACTGTTCGGTCACAGTGGACCAGGAACGACCGTGGCCGGCGACCGCACGATCTCGCCCGACGACCACGTCTTCGGATCGCTGAACACGGCGTTGTTCCCCGAGGCTACGATCGTCCGCGTCGCAAAGGGCGCGACCATTGATCCTGTGGTCGAGATCGTCCACCGTTTGACACCTTCCGACGGAGGGGTCCGCCCGCTCGTGTTCCCTCGGCTTCTGATCGTCGCTGAGGAGGACGCGTCCGTCAGGATCGTCGAATCGTACGTCAGTGATCCGGGCGCCGACGGCGCCGTCGTGCCTATGACCGAAGTCTTCGTCCGGACCGGGGCACAAGTCGAGCACGTCCGCGTCCAAGAACAAGCGGAGACCTCGTTGCACATCGGGCTCTGGCAGACGCGTCAAGCCGGGGACAGTCAGTACAAGAGCTACAACGTCTGCCTGGGAAGTTCGACGGCCCGTGTCGACCAGTCCATATGGCTCGAGGGCAAGAACGCCGTGACCCGGCTCGACGGAGTCGTCTGCGCGGCCGGGAGCCAGCACATCGACAATCACACCCGTCTGGACCATGCGGTCCCCGAGTGCAACAGCTTCGAAATCTACAAGCAGGTCGTCGCTGACGGCGCCACGGTCGTCTTCAACGGCAAGATCTTCGTCCACGAAGACGCTCAGAAATCTGACGCGAAACAGACGAACCAGGCCCTCTTGTTGAGCCCCCAGGCGACGATCGACTCGAAGCCTCAGCTCGAGATCTTCGCGGACGACGTGAAGTGCACGCACGGTGCGACCGTGGGGCAGCTCGAGGACACGCCTTTGTTCTACATGCGCCAGCGCGGAGTGCCCCAAGAGACGGCCAAAGCCGTCCTCGTCTATGCCTTCGCGGCCGAAGTCGTGGAACTGATCACGATGGACGACGTCCGGGACGCCCTGGAGCGGAAGCTCTACAACAAGCTCGGTGTCGACCTGTCTTGA
- a CDS encoding DNA cytosine methyltransferase, which produces MGLDLGLEQAGWECVFANEADKVACRTVRANRPDLRLVEGDIRSLEPGGLRIGSKIGAVVGGPPCQAFSTAGRRLGLNDERGNVFLHFLRLAVSLDPDLIVIENVRGLLSAPLVHRPHSERGFGFAPMSPDELPGGALSQILATLHSAGFQTTFDLYDTANFGVPQRRERLVLVASRSGRAPYLTPTHGGPRQPRWQTFADAVNGLHGHQDHTHLREKQARFVKHLAPGQNWRSLPPDMQRLALGNAYECGGGRTGFLRRLAWDEPAPTMVTSPTMPATLLAHPVELRPLSVQEYARVQTFPDEWRFEGTLAQQYRQIGNAVPVRFGSEIGRQVKLFLEGKPTTANSGTRANSRYRGTADKTWRTDVPEA; this is translated from the coding sequence ATGGGGCTCGACCTTGGACTGGAACAGGCCGGGTGGGAGTGCGTCTTCGCGAACGAGGCCGACAAAGTCGCGTGCCGGACCGTCCGAGCGAACCGGCCCGACCTGAGGCTGGTCGAAGGCGACATCCGCTCTCTCGAACCCGGCGGTCTACGCATCGGGTCGAAGATCGGTGCGGTCGTGGGCGGGCCCCCTTGCCAAGCTTTCTCGACGGCCGGGCGGCGGCTGGGTCTCAACGACGAACGTGGAAACGTCTTCCTGCACTTCCTTCGCCTCGCCGTCTCGCTTGATCCGGACCTCATCGTGATCGAGAACGTCCGGGGGCTGCTCTCGGCTCCGCTAGTCCACCGTCCGCACTCCGAGCGGGGGTTCGGTTTCGCCCCGATGTCTCCGGACGAACTTCCTGGCGGCGCGCTGTCCCAAATCTTGGCGACCCTTCACAGTGCCGGGTTCCAAACGACTTTCGACCTTTATGATACGGCCAACTTCGGAGTCCCTCAACGTCGAGAGCGTCTCGTCCTCGTCGCCTCGCGCTCTGGTCGGGCGCCGTACCTTACACCGACCCACGGCGGTCCGCGGCAGCCCCGTTGGCAGACCTTTGCCGATGCCGTCAACGGACTTCACGGGCATCAAGACCACACTCACCTCAGGGAGAAACAGGCCCGCTTCGTGAAACACCTTGCGCCCGGACAGAACTGGCGGAGCCTTCCGCCCGACATGCAGCGCTTAGCGTTGGGGAACGCGTACGAATGCGGCGGCGGGCGCACCGGCTTCCTACGACGCTTGGCCTGGGACGAACCGGCACCGACGATGGTGACGTCGCCGACCATGCCTGCGACGTTGCTCGCTCATCCCGTCGAACTCCGACCGCTCAGTGTCCAGGAGTACGCCCGGGTCCAGACCTTCCCCGACGAGTGGCGGTTCGAAGGCACGCTCGCCCAGCAGTACCGTCAGATCGGCAACGCCGTGCCCGTCCGCTTCGGATCCGAGATCGGTAGACAGGTCAAGCTGTTCTTGGAGGGAAAGCCGACGACGGCAAACTCTGGCACACGCGCGAACAGCCGGTACCGGGGAACCGCGGACAAGACGTGGCGTACGGACGTTCCCGAAGCCTGA
- a CDS encoding TlpA family protein disulfide reductase: MIPHEKDMVARLKDRPFALIGINSDGDRSVLGKILKEQGITWRQAVDGSTEGPLAKKWGVRGWPTIYVLDKKGVIRFKDLRDKELEEAVMKLLAEP; encoded by the coding sequence ATGATCCCTCACGAGAAAGACATGGTCGCTAGGTTGAAAGACCGACCGTTCGCTCTCATCGGGATCAACAGCGACGGGGACCGGTCGGTCCTCGGAAAAATCCTCAAGGAACAAGGCATCACCTGGCGACAAGCGGTCGACGGTTCGACCGAAGGGCCGCTTGCGAAGAAGTGGGGCGTCAGGGGTTGGCCCACGATCTACGTCCTCGACAAAAAGGGCGTGATCCGCTTCAAGGACCTCCGTGACAAAGAACTCGAAGAAGCGGTCATGAAGCTACTCGCAGAGCCCTGA
- a CDS encoding VOC family protein: MLKRRAQETLYYVDDLDAAIAFYTGTLGLSLIEKFDFGFALIDADGLGSTIGLMSASLHGADDLGHGHPRPRLVFQVEDVEAQVEDLKSKGVTVTAVSGEKGQTRAAHFYDPDGNPFFIWEDGSAEF, translated from the coding sequence ATGCTGAAACGCAGGGCGCAAGAGACGCTGTACTATGTCGACGACCTGGACGCGGCGATCGCGTTCTACACAGGGACGCTCGGACTGTCGTTGATCGAGAAGTTCGACTTCGGTTTCGCCCTGATCGACGCGGACGGGCTCGGTAGCACGATCGGTCTCATGTCCGCCTCGCTGCACGGCGCGGACGACCTGGGACACGGCCATCCCCGGCCGCGTCTCGTGTTCCAGGTCGAAGACGTCGAGGCCCAGGTCGAAGACCTGAAGTCCAAGGGCGTGACGGTCACGGCCGTCTCGGGTGAAAAGGGACAGACGCGGGCCGCGCACTTTTATGACCCTGACGGGAACCCCTTCTTCATTTGGGAAGACGGCTCCGCAGAATTTTAA
- a CDS encoding serine hydrolase: MARALFTLSFAALVASSFAQLPSDFESKVDTVCKEWNTKSGPGGVVGVAVDGKLVFAKGYGLANVESGTPNTADTVMDVGSVSKQFTAVCMLLLQEEGKLDLDDDITKYVPEIPTFGKTVTIRQLLEHVSGLRDYLTLMAVSGWNLQDRRTFEDAMDVMTLQQGLNSEPGARFNYCNTGYMLCAVIVERVSGSTLARYAKDNVFTPLGMDKSSFVTGGSAILPDRALSYQKGLLGQTQNATSGMEIYGDGGVHTTVADLVKWHENFVDNKLGKKRKELVAEMLEVGVTNDKKPTKYALGLFVDDLDGVPRVQHGGNWLGFNAMTQRYPTKHVSVFALGNDGTNLSSPYADQIARLVLNLPAPAENAEIKLAAEKLKPFEGTYAFPDGRVLTVSRNAEQLSAQVTGQQALPIFASSDTKFFYKAVKATLDFKKDDSGSVVGVTLRQGPAVIEMKRGEPFKPSPEDLKGWVGTYVCHEMPMTIDVTVDGDRLKGVDQDGDPFPLSLTSKDSASVPGMSIKAVRDSGGTIRYVTLDVGRAVGMRLIRKS; the protein is encoded by the coding sequence ATGGCCCGAGCGCTCTTCACCCTTTCTTTCGCGGCCCTCGTCGCATCGTCCTTCGCCCAACTGCCATCGGACTTCGAATCCAAGGTGGACACGGTCTGCAAGGAATGGAACACCAAGTCCGGCCCGGGAGGCGTCGTCGGCGTCGCCGTTGACGGCAAGCTCGTCTTTGCCAAAGGCTACGGACTGGCGAACGTCGAGAGCGGGACTCCGAACACCGCCGACACCGTCATGGACGTCGGAAGCGTCAGCAAACAGTTCACGGCCGTGTGCATGCTGCTCCTTCAGGAAGAAGGCAAACTCGACCTTGACGACGACATCACGAAGTACGTCCCAGAGATCCCGACGTTCGGCAAGACCGTCACGATCCGTCAACTCCTGGAACACGTCTCCGGTCTTCGCGACTACCTCACGCTCATGGCGGTCTCGGGTTGGAACCTGCAAGACCGCAGGACGTTCGAGGACGCCATGGACGTCATGACCTTGCAACAAGGACTGAACAGCGAGCCGGGGGCACGGTTCAACTACTGCAACACGGGCTATATGTTGTGCGCCGTGATCGTCGAACGGGTCTCGGGTTCGACCTTGGCCCGGTATGCGAAGGACAACGTCTTCACACCGCTCGGCATGGACAAGTCGTCGTTCGTCACCGGGGGGTCCGCGATCCTTCCGGACCGCGCGCTGAGCTACCAGAAGGGCCTCCTTGGGCAGACCCAGAACGCGACCTCTGGCATGGAGATCTATGGTGACGGAGGCGTCCACACGACGGTCGCCGACCTCGTCAAGTGGCACGAGAACTTCGTCGACAACAAACTCGGCAAGAAGCGCAAGGAACTCGTTGCGGAAATGCTCGAGGTCGGGGTGACGAACGATAAGAAACCGACGAAGTACGCGCTCGGGCTGTTCGTCGACGACCTGGACGGCGTCCCGCGCGTCCAACACGGCGGAAACTGGCTCGGCTTCAACGCGATGACCCAGCGCTACCCGACCAAACACGTCTCCGTCTTCGCGCTCGGGAACGACGGCACCAACCTCAGCTCTCCCTATGCCGACCAGATCGCCAGGCTCGTCCTCAACCTGCCGGCCCCCGCCGAGAACGCCGAAATCAAGTTAGCGGCCGAAAAACTCAAACCGTTCGAGGGCACGTACGCCTTTCCCGACGGAAGGGTCTTGACCGTGTCCCGGAACGCCGAACAATTGTCGGCACAGGTCACGGGGCAGCAGGCCCTTCCCATCTTCGCTTCGTCCGACACCAAGTTCTTCTACAAGGCCGTCAAGGCGACGTTGGACTTCAAAAAGGACGACTCGGGTTCTGTGGTAGGAGTGACCTTGCGACAAGGGCCGGCTGTCATCGAAATGAAACGCGGCGAGCCGTTTAAGCCGAGTCCGGAGGACCTCAAAGGTTGGGTCGGCACGTACGTCTGCCACGAAATGCCGATGACCATCGACGTCACCGTCGACGGTGACAGGCTCAAGGGCGTGGATCAGGACGGAGACCCGTTCCCTCTCTCGCTCACCTCGAAAGACTCGGCGTCCGTCCCTGGCATGTCGATCAAGGCCGTTCGGGACTCTGGCGGCACGATCCGGTACGTCACGTTGGACGTCGGGCGGGCTGTCGGAATGAGGCTGATCCGGAAGAGCTAA
- the lepA gene encoding elongation factor 4, with the protein MDQSHIRNFCIIAHIDHGKSTLADRILERTGAVRGEAQEQMLDTMDLERERGITIKMTAVRLAYTASDGNEYEFNLIDTPGHVDFTYEVSRALYACEGALLLVDATQGVEAQTIANASMAMNQNLEIIPVINKIDLPHADVEMAKEEIENALVIDASDAIPASAKSGLGIPEILEAVVRRVPPPKGQADAPLRALIFDSHFDSYQGAVAYVRVVDGSVKPGDKIKMMSTGKTFDVDEVGVFRPFLERGQVLNAGEVGFVTAAIKSIGDASVGDTITLAEHSAVEPLPGYRKAKPMVFCGLYPTDADQYQDLRDAIEKLQLNDASLDFEPETSAALGFGFRCGFLGLLHMDIARERLEREFNLDLILTAPSVDYIVHLTNGDTIDVNNPSEMPETTKIARIEEPMVDATVMVPNEYVGTVMTLCQERRGTYKKSEYPSHNRAILYYSLPLAEILLDFFDKLKSQTKGYASFDYELSAYSESDLVKVDILLNGDMVDALSFIVNRQFSYARARAIVEQLRKVVPRQQYEVRIQAAIGAKIIAADSIKPFRKNVIAKCYGGDVTRKRKLLEKQKAGKKRMKNIGSIEVPQEAFLSVLKVAE; encoded by the coding sequence ATGGACCAGTCCCACATCCGTAACTTTTGCATCATCGCGCACATCGACCATGGGAAAAGCACCCTGGCCGACCGCATCCTCGAACGTACGGGGGCGGTGCGCGGCGAAGCTCAGGAGCAGATGCTCGACACCATGGACCTCGAGCGCGAGCGGGGCATCACGATCAAAATGACCGCCGTCCGGTTGGCGTACACGGCCAGCGACGGCAACGAGTACGAGTTCAACCTGATCGACACTCCCGGCCACGTCGACTTCACCTATGAGGTCTCCCGTGCCCTCTACGCGTGTGAAGGAGCGTTGTTGCTCGTCGACGCGACCCAGGGCGTCGAAGCTCAGACGATCGCCAACGCCTCAATGGCGATGAACCAGAACTTGGAGATCATCCCCGTGATCAACAAGATCGACCTCCCCCACGCCGACGTCGAAATGGCCAAGGAGGAGATCGAGAACGCATTGGTCATCGACGCCTCGGACGCGATCCCCGCGTCGGCTAAGTCCGGGCTTGGCATCCCCGAGATCCTGGAGGCGGTCGTCCGACGCGTGCCGCCGCCCAAAGGCCAGGCCGATGCGCCACTCAGGGCCCTGATCTTCGACTCGCACTTCGACTCTTACCAAGGCGCAGTGGCCTACGTCCGGGTCGTGGACGGCTCGGTCAAACCCGGCGACAAGATCAAGATGATGTCGACGGGAAAGACCTTCGACGTCGACGAAGTCGGCGTGTTCCGGCCGTTCCTCGAGCGCGGCCAAGTCCTGAACGCAGGCGAGGTCGGGTTCGTGACGGCCGCGATTAAGTCCATCGGCGACGCCTCGGTCGGCGACACGATCACGTTGGCGGAACACTCTGCAGTGGAGCCCCTACCCGGTTACCGGAAGGCCAAGCCGATGGTGTTCTGCGGCCTTTATCCGACGGACGCCGACCAGTACCAAGACCTTCGCGACGCGATCGAAAAGCTCCAATTGAACGACGCCTCGCTCGATTTTGAACCGGAAACGTCGGCCGCGCTCGGGTTCGGTTTCCGGTGCGGTTTCTTAGGCTTGCTCCATATGGACATCGCGCGGGAGAGGCTAGAGCGGGAATTCAACCTTGATCTGATCCTGACGGCGCCATCGGTCGACTACATCGTCCACTTGACGAACGGGGACACGATCGACGTCAACAACCCGAGCGAAATGCCGGAGACGACCAAGATCGCGCGCATCGAGGAGCCGATGGTCGACGCCACGGTCATGGTGCCCAACGAGTACGTGGGAACGGTCATGACCTTGTGCCAAGAGCGTCGCGGCACGTACAAGAAGTCGGAATACCCCTCGCACAACCGGGCGATCCTGTACTACTCGTTGCCCTTGGCCGAGATCCTCCTGGACTTTTTTGACAAGCTGAAGTCGCAGACGAAGGGTTATGCCTCGTTCGACTACGAGCTGTCGGCCTACTCGGAATCCGACCTCGTCAAGGTCGACATCTTGCTCAACGGCGATATGGTCGACGCCCTTTCGTTCATCGTCAACCGGCAGTTCTCCTACGCGCGGGCCCGTGCCATCGTCGAGCAGCTCCGCAAGGTCGTCCCGAGGCAACAGTACGAAGTCCGGATCCAGGCCGCGATCGGGGCCAAGATCATCGCGGCCGACTCGATCAAACCGTTCCGTAAGAACGTCATTGCGAAATGCTATGGCGGCGACGTCACCCGCAAGCGTAAATTGCTGGAGAAGCAGAAGGCGGGCAAAAAGCGGATGAAGAACATCGGCTCGATCGAAGTCCCGCAGGAAGCGTTCCTCAGCGTCCTGAAAGTCGCGGAGTAA
- a CDS encoding redoxin domain-containing protein, producing MKGIRTVMIGALALTVCAGFAQKKADPLEAEFTKLNQDYNKALSDYYKPFEDAKTDEEREKIKLDPAKDPTKRFFPKAVSLADRSKKNKSLFCRAGTFALRMAMGLNDQKTSDRLLGELEARAIDQPEFGHSLYLLDQYGYVFFQDRSKAAEWSLKHCDKIIAATKNREVKAAALMHKAEVYAPPYGESRDLAKGREIYVALRDKYGDTTSGKRAGNELFRIDHLQVGMVAPDFEATDESGKAFKLSEYRGQVVVLDFWGFW from the coding sequence TTGAAGGGAATCCGGACCGTGATGATCGGGGCGCTCGCCCTGACCGTGTGCGCAGGCTTCGCACAAAAGAAGGCTGATCCGCTCGAAGCCGAGTTCACGAAGTTGAACCAAGACTACAACAAGGCTCTCAGCGACTACTACAAGCCGTTCGAGGACGCAAAGACAGATGAAGAGAGGGAGAAGATCAAGTTGGACCCGGCGAAGGATCCGACAAAACGGTTCTTCCCCAAAGCCGTGTCCCTTGCCGACCGGTCCAAAAAGAACAAGAGCCTCTTTTGCCGGGCCGGAACGTTCGCGCTACGAATGGCGATGGGACTCAACGACCAAAAGACGAGCGACCGGTTGCTCGGCGAACTAGAGGCAAGGGCCATCGACCAACCCGAGTTCGGCCACTCCCTCTATCTGCTCGACCAGTACGGGTACGTGTTCTTCCAGGACCGTTCCAAGGCTGCCGAATGGTCGCTGAAGCACTGCGACAAGATCATCGCCGCCACGAAGAACCGGGAAGTCAAGGCCGCGGCCCTGATGCATAAGGCCGAGGTGTACGCGCCGCCCTATGGAGAGTCGAGAGACCTGGCTAAAGGACGCGAGATCTATGTCGCGCTCCGGGACAAGTACGGCGATACGACGTCCGGCAAGCGCGCCGGAAACGAGCTCTTCCGGATCGACCACTTGCAGGTCGGGATGGTCGCCCCGGATTTCGAGGCGACAGACGAATCGGGCAAAGCCTTCAAGTTGAGCGAGTACCGCGGTCAAGTGGTCGTGCTCGACTTTTGGGGCTTTTGGTGA